In Plasmodium falciparum 3D7 genome assembly, chromosome: 13, the following are encoded in one genomic region:
- a CDS encoding step II splicing factor, putative: MWINKIGNKSASFINHKHFHPGNIKNLERVWLAEENEKKRKEEEEKYLKKREEQYKLYELKKQLRKNEEENKNDVHNILYDINNELKKENSFKKKILHNSISNETTPNENIVNKILIRSKYDEDIFLKNHRSIYGSYYDKEKNKWGFKCCTNIDKNSKCTNNTNCSYNLNNNLIKKDLTKSKNKKKKKKKLIVDNSITAVLNKI, encoded by the exons ATGTGGATAAACAAAATAGGAAATAAAAGTGCTTCATTTATTAATCATAAGCATTTTCATCCAg gtaatataaaaaatttggaGAGAGTATGGCTAGCTGAggagaatgaaaaaaaacgaaaagaagaagaagaaaaatactTAAAGAAAAGAGAAGAgcaatataaattatatgaattaaaaaaacaattacgaaaaaatgaagaagaaaataaaaatgatgtacacaatatattatatgatataaataacgAATTGAAAAAGGAGAAttcctttaaaaaaaaaattttacataATAGTATTTCAAATGAAACTACCcctaatgaaaatattgtaAATAAGATACTTATAAGATCAAAATATGATGAagacatatttttaaaaaatcataGATCTATTTATGGTTCTTAttatgataaagaaaaaaacaaatgggGTTTCAAGTGTTGTACAAATATAGATAAGAATTCAAAATGtacaaataatacaaattgtagttataatttaaataataatcttattaaaaaagattTAACTAAATCAAAGaacaaaaagaagaaaaaaaaaaaacttatagTTGATAATAGTATAACAGCTGTtttgaataaaatatga